A single genomic interval of Granulicella tundricola MP5ACTX9 harbors:
- a CDS encoding multicopper oxidase family protein, with protein MLSRRHLLRHGLHTAAAATFARGASLLGQTVMASPPQVRSGVKLQRYADALPIPSVLHAPSDETQALEIEIRQTKQKVHRDLPPTTVWGYNGSWPGPTIEAHRDHPLKVNWVSKLPTTHLLPIDHSICGAEASMPAVRNVTHLHGACTLPEDDGYPEAWSTAHGEHGPTYRPGPATYPNCQPSTTLWYHDHSLGITRLNVYAGLSGFYLIRDEAEKALNLPQGEFEIPLMLQDRLFHRDGSLYYPKVVNGPKEHPVWVQELYGDMNCVNGMVMPFLEVEPRKYRFRIVNAANSRFYHLRLFNSDSTGKVLNQSYEVPSFQQIGTDGGLLPAPVELHYLLIGPAERFDIVVDFSGCEGKSFSLLNDAPAPYTMGGQYLAEDVMLFKVAKPLSGKDTSTVPDVLVPFEYLKPSFDTRERMLLVSEKERPSDGYVITGLLGNAQWHDPITEDPKAGSTEIWSFVNTTSDVHPLHIHLVQFQVLNRQSFDVKTYQQTGKIIFTGKPMAPESNERPARKDTIKSYPGYITRVIQRFDLPHGMYTPGQELIYVWHCHILEHEDNEMMRPYKVVV; from the coding sequence ATGCTCAGTAGACGTCATCTTCTTCGGCATGGCCTACACACCGCGGCGGCCGCCACGTTCGCGCGCGGCGCAAGCCTTCTGGGCCAGACCGTAATGGCATCACCGCCGCAGGTACGCAGCGGTGTAAAACTGCAACGCTATGCGGATGCACTTCCCATCCCGTCGGTCCTTCATGCTCCATCCGATGAAACTCAGGCGCTTGAGATCGAGATCCGCCAGACCAAGCAGAAGGTGCATCGCGACCTACCCCCCACGACAGTGTGGGGCTATAACGGGAGCTGGCCCGGACCGACGATCGAGGCACATCGCGACCACCCGCTGAAGGTCAACTGGGTGAGCAAACTCCCAACGACTCATCTTCTGCCGATCGACCACTCCATCTGCGGCGCTGAGGCGTCCATGCCTGCCGTCCGCAACGTAACCCATCTACACGGCGCATGTACCCTGCCGGAGGACGACGGCTATCCAGAGGCATGGTCCACGGCCCACGGGGAACATGGCCCCACATACCGCCCCGGTCCGGCGACCTATCCCAACTGCCAGCCTTCCACCACGCTCTGGTATCACGATCACAGCCTCGGCATCACCCGGCTCAATGTCTACGCAGGCCTGTCCGGCTTCTACCTCATTCGTGACGAGGCGGAGAAGGCGCTGAATCTGCCGCAGGGTGAGTTTGAGATTCCGCTGATGCTCCAGGATCGCCTCTTTCATCGCGATGGGTCACTGTACTACCCGAAGGTTGTCAACGGCCCAAAGGAGCATCCTGTCTGGGTCCAGGAGCTCTATGGCGATATGAATTGCGTCAACGGCATGGTCATGCCGTTCCTTGAGGTGGAGCCGCGAAAGTATCGGTTCCGCATCGTCAACGCAGCCAACTCCCGCTTCTATCATTTGCGGCTCTTCAACTCGGACAGCACAGGAAAGGTGCTGAATCAGTCTTATGAAGTGCCTTCCTTTCAGCAGATCGGTACGGATGGAGGGCTGCTGCCTGCGCCTGTTGAGCTTCATTATCTTCTGATCGGCCCCGCGGAGCGGTTCGATATCGTCGTCGACTTTTCCGGCTGTGAAGGCAAGTCCTTCTCACTCCTCAACGACGCGCCCGCACCTTACACCATGGGCGGCCAGTATCTTGCAGAGGACGTCATGCTGTTCAAGGTGGCGAAGCCCCTGAGCGGCAAAGATACCAGCACTGTACCTGACGTGTTGGTGCCGTTCGAGTATCTGAAGCCTTCGTTCGATACACGCGAGCGTATGCTGCTGGTCTCTGAGAAGGAGCGGCCTTCAGACGGCTACGTCATCACCGGCCTGCTGGGCAACGCGCAATGGCACGACCCCATTACAGAAGATCCCAAGGCCGGCAGCACAGAGATCTGGTCCTTCGTCAACACCACCAGCGACGTTCACCCGCTGCACATTCACCTGGTTCAGTTTCAGGTGTTGAACCGCCAGTCGTTCGACGTAAAGACGTATCAACAGACGGGAAAGATCATCTTCACCGGCAAGCCCATGGCACCGGAGAGTAACGAGCGTCCCGCACGCAAGGACACCATCAAGTCCTACCCTGGCTACATCACTCGCGTCATCCAGCGATTCGATCTTCCACATGGGATGTACACGCCTGGGCAGGAACTGATCTATGTGTGGCATTGCCACATTCTCGAGCATGAAGACAACGAGATGATGCGCCCGTACAAGGTTGTTGTATAA
- a CDS encoding FG-GAP-like repeat-containing protein, translated as MPAFAESFTNPVRIVTPIDPDAVISGDLNGDGRRDLIWFKVVNGATTGHVLLAGPNNSFQPGQDFSFPANINVSRAPMCVTADVTRDARLDLICANYDPNTHIGSVFVFPGNGDGTLGAASVNKLSNQISDAVILASVGDLNGDGVSDFLLEQPYNSFVLVLLSDGKGGFLPSKTVVGNVAFSVPVIADINGDGIPDILWRDGLAVSLGKGDGSFGPLITSYTYTSPPGGGTCAFHDMDQDGKLDAVCGYPTSGNGGTTLDILHGNGDGTFNTTPIFHLPFGSTSVSGSGAGTFLYPELVADVNGDGIPDILAYSGDGLAVFLGAPGLSFGPPREYAIAAVGFAFLVDQAAQQQFVDLNGDGLMDLLSCGPNGLYLTYGHADGTFGTAPAPEVGVITGPTAMADFNRDGKQNLVATGSPQLTLNLGNGDGTFAPPISLQSSPVTSSSQIYAADFNGDGKPDLLANDSTYAPYLLFGHGDGTFATPQAATGIAAPLNTSNGSVGVVGDIDGDGKADLLLPSISSLSSTYSLVAALSLGNGTFRSVSTTYTAPVMPNGVSYYTPGTPILADLANRGKLDAAYILSTGLYVVQGHGNGSFDTTPSILPIPAHLGVAANGYSAVQSADFDGDGKPDLALVTEYQLPYSFSYQGVPSCVWIYYGKGDGTFIAPVQAGCFAHSYTSFKAADLNGDGLPDLVLQTASSLNTFAVGIVHSAAGRTFGPEICYTAGALSGDLFIKDLNGDGRPDLIFGNVASDAASSVTILLNQLDSGPVASATTLISSQNPSSPGTTVVFTATVKAGDASVPAGSMTFTDNSVALGTVPLIPGTASATTSVSEAPSTGTHTIVATYVPSGPLQASSASLIQIVSAPSTPSATQLTLQPVRTPAPALFGSYSFRSSLTSSQSSGSASVANQPVTITVQGFPPATLTTDNSGSIVYVTPFTLSAATYTVTAHFAGSTSLTQSDASTLQQIVPDQTSLILSAPATSPQGGAATITSTVTNLDGSASIAAANPSNGTITILDGGIAIATLTPGPTASLSAGVSFTTSQLASGLHTLTAVFTSKSGDITSASAGPVSLLITDPLFDLKVSSPTLSIQAEHHGNITATISSISGFNGLVNLTCSTPAGLLLTCEVGGDKRPSSASMQIASGGSVSLPVILDTDAVLDFKSALIPEPSRHNSATDVVWALLLPACGFGLLRCRLKAGRVNRLTLFVLLIAATLGLGVGLTGCSAKYPQHALVGSYDIVLTATSSSSVGAPVVRHITLQVTP; from the coding sequence TTGCCTGCCTTTGCTGAAAGCTTCACCAATCCCGTGCGGATCGTCACTCCAATCGATCCAGACGCCGTCATCTCCGGCGATCTGAACGGCGATGGCCGCCGCGATCTCATCTGGTTCAAGGTCGTCAACGGTGCCACGACCGGGCATGTTCTTCTGGCTGGCCCCAACAACAGCTTCCAGCCCGGACAGGACTTTTCCTTCCCTGCGAACATCAACGTCAGCCGCGCTCCCATGTGCGTCACAGCGGATGTCACCCGCGACGCCAGGCTTGATCTCATCTGCGCCAACTACGACCCAAACACCCACATCGGCAGCGTCTTCGTCTTCCCCGGAAACGGTGATGGAACCCTCGGCGCCGCTTCAGTAAACAAGCTTTCGAATCAGATCTCAGACGCCGTCATCCTCGCCTCCGTCGGCGATCTCAATGGGGATGGCGTCTCTGACTTCCTCCTCGAGCAGCCCTACAACAGCTTCGTCCTCGTCCTCCTCAGCGATGGCAAAGGCGGCTTCCTCCCCAGCAAAACCGTGGTGGGCAACGTTGCATTCAGCGTGCCGGTCATCGCGGATATCAACGGCGACGGTATCCCGGACATCCTTTGGCGAGACGGCCTCGCCGTCTCACTCGGAAAAGGCGACGGCTCCTTCGGTCCGCTCATCACCTCCTACACCTACACCTCACCCCCGGGCGGCGGCACCTGTGCCTTCCATGACATGGATCAGGACGGCAAACTTGATGCCGTATGCGGCTATCCGACCTCCGGCAACGGCGGCACCACCCTGGACATCCTCCACGGCAACGGCGACGGCACCTTCAATACAACACCCATCTTCCACCTGCCCTTCGGCAGCACGTCCGTCAGTGGCTCTGGCGCGGGCACCTTTCTCTATCCGGAACTGGTCGCGGACGTCAACGGAGACGGCATCCCGGACATCCTCGCGTACTCGGGCGATGGTCTCGCCGTGTTCCTCGGAGCCCCGGGCCTATCCTTCGGACCGCCGCGCGAATACGCCATCGCCGCCGTCGGGTTCGCCTTCCTGGTCGATCAGGCGGCACAGCAGCAGTTCGTCGATCTCAACGGCGACGGGCTCATGGATCTCCTCAGTTGCGGGCCAAACGGCCTCTATCTTACCTACGGTCACGCCGATGGAACCTTTGGCACCGCACCCGCGCCCGAGGTCGGCGTCATCACCGGCCCCACCGCCATGGCGGATTTCAACCGGGATGGCAAGCAGAATCTCGTCGCCACCGGCAGCCCCCAGCTCACACTCAACCTCGGAAACGGCGATGGCACCTTCGCCCCGCCCATCTCCCTGCAAAGCTCGCCGGTCACCTCCTCCTCGCAGATCTATGCCGCGGACTTCAACGGCGACGGCAAGCCGGATCTCCTCGCAAACGACTCCACCTACGCTCCATACCTCCTCTTCGGACACGGCGATGGTACCTTCGCTACACCGCAAGCCGCCACCGGCATCGCCGCACCCCTGAATACCTCAAACGGAAGCGTCGGTGTGGTCGGAGATATAGACGGAGACGGCAAAGCCGACCTCCTTCTACCCTCCATCAGCTCACTGTCATCCACTTACAGCCTCGTGGCCGCTCTCTCCCTCGGCAACGGCACATTCCGCAGCGTCTCGACCACCTACACTGCGCCCGTCATGCCCAATGGCGTGTCCTACTACACGCCGGGCACCCCTATCCTTGCGGACCTCGCCAACCGGGGAAAGCTCGATGCCGCATACATCCTCAGCACAGGTCTGTACGTGGTTCAGGGACATGGCAACGGCAGCTTTGACACCACGCCGTCCATCCTGCCCATCCCCGCTCACCTCGGCGTAGCCGCCAATGGTTACAGCGCCGTGCAATCCGCGGACTTCGACGGGGACGGCAAACCGGATCTCGCCCTCGTGACCGAGTATCAGTTGCCCTACTCCTTTAGCTACCAGGGCGTGCCCTCCTGTGTCTGGATCTATTACGGCAAGGGAGACGGCACCTTTATCGCGCCGGTCCAGGCAGGCTGCTTCGCGCATAGCTACACCTCATTCAAGGCAGCGGACCTCAACGGAGATGGCCTCCCGGACCTTGTCCTTCAAACTGCAAGCTCGCTCAACACCTTTGCGGTAGGCATTGTCCACTCGGCAGCCGGACGCACCTTCGGCCCGGAGATCTGCTACACGGCCGGAGCGCTCTCCGGAGATCTCTTCATCAAAGACCTCAACGGCGACGGACGACCAGATCTCATCTTCGGCAACGTCGCCTCGGACGCCGCCTCCTCCGTCACCATCCTGCTCAATCAACTGGATTCCGGGCCTGTCGCCTCGGCCACAACCCTGATCTCCTCGCAGAACCCTTCGTCGCCCGGCACCACTGTCGTCTTCACCGCCACCGTCAAGGCCGGCGACGCCAGTGTGCCGGCAGGCTCCATGACCTTCACGGACAACAGCGTCGCGCTGGGGACCGTTCCACTCATACCCGGCACTGCCAGCGCGACCACGTCGGTCTCGGAAGCTCCGTCCACCGGAACCCACACCATCGTCGCCACCTACGTCCCTTCAGGGCCACTTCAGGCAAGCTCTGCCTCGCTCATCCAGATCGTCTCCGCCCCCTCGACCCCGTCCGCAACCCAGTTGACCCTGCAGCCCGTGCGAACGCCCGCGCCTGCCCTGTTCGGCAGCTACAGCTTCCGCAGTAGCCTGACCAGCAGCCAGTCAAGCGGATCAGCCTCGGTCGCAAACCAGCCAGTCACCATCACCGTCCAGGGTTTCCCTCCAGCCACCCTCACCACCGATAACTCCGGCAGCATCGTCTACGTCACGCCGTTCACCCTATCGGCGGCAACTTACACGGTCACCGCTCATTTCGCCGGAAGCACAAGCCTCACTCAGTCCGATGCCTCCACGCTCCAGCAGATTGTGCCGGATCAGACCTCCTTAATCCTCAGCGCGCCCGCCACCTCGCCCCAGGGTGGCGCGGCAACCATTACCTCCACAGTCACAAATCTGGACGGCAGCGCATCGATCGCAGCGGCAAATCCTTCCAACGGCACCATCACCATCCTGGACGGTGGTATCGCGATCGCAACACTTACCCCAGGCCCAACGGCCTCGCTGTCGGCTGGCGTATCCTTCACCACCTCGCAACTCGCCAGCGGTCTCCACACCCTGACTGCGGTCTTCACCTCCAAATCCGGCGACATCACCTCCGCCTCGGCCGGTCCGGTAAGCCTTTTGATCACAGATCCACTCTTCGATCTGAAGGTGAGCTCACCCACCCTTTCCATCCAGGCCGAGCACCACGGCAACATCACTGCAACCATCTCCTCCATCTCCGGCTTCAACGGTCTTGTAAACCTGACATGCTCCACCCCTGCCGGCCTTCTGCTCACCTGCGAGGTCGGCGGAGACAAGCGCCCTTCCTCGGCAAGCATGCAGATCGCCTCAGGCGGCTCGGTCAGTCTGCCTGTCATCCTCGATACCGATGCTGTACTCGACTTCAAATCTGCACTCATCCCGGAGCCTTCCCGGCACAACTCCGCAACGGACGTTGTTTGGGCTTTGCTGCTCCCTGCATGTGGCTTTGGTCTCCTTCGCTGCAGACTCAAGGCGGGGCGCGTGAATCGCCTCACACTTTTTGTCCTCCTGATCGCAGCGACCCTTGGCTTGGGAGTTGGGCTCACCGGCTGCAGCGCCAAGTACCCGCAACACGCACTGGTAGGCAGCTATGACATCGTGCTGACCGCAACCAGCAGTAGCAGTGTAGGCGCACCTGTCGTCCGCCACATCACCCTTCAAGTCACACCTTGA
- a CDS encoding alkaline phosphatase family protein codes for MMLIALQVMAAMPLSANAQSAGSTAPATTTPIKHVIVIIGENRTFDHVFATYKPKEGETVNNLLSEGIVKANGKPGPNYSLSAQFSALDNTTSGTGSYSNSPQSKSIYGTLPPALAGGPIKPTVAGPAPFTTLKVARLADTGLASGYEPYLLTGATGITGGKLDTRITGAATLKEGVYQLSGSNMPYDAYTASPVHRFFQMWQQTDCNADYATKENASGCLNDLFPWVETSVGTGSNGAAQTKGFTNTSTGEGSAAMGFYNMAQGDAPYFRELADKYTISDNFHQSVMGGTGANHIMFGFADAIWYSNGAGQALVPPSNQIENPDPQPTTNNYYDQDGYGGGSYVDCQDIGQPGVPAVTNYLQSLKRPVSPNCDKGHYYLVNNYNPGYNGDGTLASAYSPFTIPPTSVKSIGDSLIAKNVPFKYFGENWDLYVTDPTESNSFDEYCNICNPFQYETSIMGTQATREQYIADTTQLYEDIDTGNLPPVSIVKPSGFNDGHPASSKLDLYEGFVKKIVNQVKANPTLWADTAIFVTFDEGGGYYDSGYIQPVDFFGDGTRIPLIIVSKYTEGGHVSHEYGDHVSLIKFIEKNWGLSPITTRSRDNLPNPTQKANNPYVPTNSPAIGDLVDNFSFSTK; via the coding sequence ATGATGTTGATCGCGCTGCAAGTGATGGCGGCGATGCCGCTTTCCGCGAATGCACAGTCAGCTGGCTCGACTGCACCCGCAACTACGACCCCAATCAAGCACGTCATTGTCATCATCGGTGAGAACCGCACCTTCGATCACGTCTTCGCCACCTACAAGCCGAAGGAAGGCGAGACGGTCAACAACCTGTTGTCGGAAGGCATCGTCAAGGCTAACGGCAAGCCCGGCCCCAACTACTCCCTGTCTGCCCAGTTCTCCGCTCTCGACAACACCACCTCTGGCACCGGCTCTTACTCCAACAGCCCCCAGTCCAAGAGCATCTACGGCACGCTTCCTCCCGCGCTTGCCGGCGGCCCCATCAAGCCCACCGTTGCCGGCCCTGCTCCCTTTACGACGTTGAAGGTTGCCAGGCTTGCGGACACCGGTCTGGCCTCTGGTTATGAGCCCTACCTCCTCACGGGCGCCACCGGCATCACCGGCGGTAAGCTCGATACCCGCATTACCGGCGCAGCCACCCTGAAGGAAGGCGTCTATCAGCTCAGCGGAAGCAACATGCCGTATGACGCTTATACCGCCAGCCCGGTTCACCGCTTCTTCCAGATGTGGCAGCAGACGGACTGCAACGCCGACTACGCAACGAAAGAAAACGCCAGCGGCTGCTTGAACGATCTCTTCCCATGGGTTGAAACCTCGGTCGGTACAGGCAGCAACGGCGCGGCCCAGACCAAGGGCTTCACCAACACCTCCACCGGTGAAGGCTCCGCCGCCATGGGCTTCTACAACATGGCGCAGGGCGATGCACCTTACTTCAGGGAACTCGCGGACAAGTACACCATCAGCGATAACTTCCACCAGTCCGTGATGGGCGGAACCGGTGCCAACCACATCATGTTCGGCTTTGCAGACGCGATCTGGTACAGCAACGGCGCGGGTCAGGCGCTCGTGCCTCCCAGCAACCAGATTGAGAACCCCGATCCCCAGCCCACCACCAACAACTACTACGACCAGGACGGTTACGGTGGTGGAAGCTACGTCGACTGCCAGGATATCGGCCAGCCCGGCGTGCCTGCGGTGACCAACTATCTCCAGTCCCTCAAGCGCCCCGTTTCGCCCAACTGCGACAAGGGTCACTACTACCTGGTCAATAACTACAACCCCGGTTACAACGGCGACGGTACGCTTGCCTCGGCCTACTCCCCGTTCACCATTCCTCCGACCAGTGTGAAGAGCATCGGCGATTCCCTGATCGCGAAGAATGTTCCCTTCAAGTACTTCGGCGAGAACTGGGATCTGTACGTCACCGACCCCACCGAGTCGAACAGTTTCGATGAGTACTGCAACATCTGCAATCCCTTCCAGTACGAGACCTCCATCATGGGCACGCAGGCCACCCGCGAGCAGTACATCGCGGATACCACGCAGCTCTATGAGGACATCGATACCGGCAACCTGCCGCCAGTGTCCATCGTGAAGCCCAGCGGCTTCAACGACGGTCACCCGGCGTCCTCCAAGCTGGACCTGTATGAAGGCTTCGTCAAGAAGATCGTCAACCAGGTCAAGGCCAACCCCACCCTCTGGGCTGACACGGCCATCTTCGTCACCTTCGACGAGGGCGGCGGTTACTATGACTCGGGTTACATCCAGCCGGTTGACTTCTTCGGCGATGGCACTCGCATCCCGCTCATCATCGTCTCGAAGTACACGGAGGGCGGTCACGTCTCGCACGAGTACGGCGATCACGTCTCGCTCATCAAGTTCATCGAGAAGAACTGGGGTCTTTCGCCCATCACGACGCGCAGCCGTGACAACCTGCCGAACCCGACGCAGAAGGCGAACAATCCTTACGTTCCCACCAACAGCCCGGCCATCGGCGACCTCGTAGATAACTTCTCCTTCTCTACGAAGTAA
- a CDS encoding YncE family protein — translation MPTMMKLASLSLLLSSTIASNAHTPKPVPSVPFHVEAEWNVGGAGGWGFLSLDPANHQLYIPRTNRVMVVDTQTGKQTGEIAGMKNVRGIAIDDTGRYGYISDPTDGTAGFLRVFDRKDLKLIASVSTGLVPDTVVFEPATKLVFVFNSRGHSATIVDSKTNEIVATLPLAGRPSTAVGDGAGNIFVTLPAMGEVVRIGAASREVTASWQLAPCTGPNTLAVDPKGHRLFTTCESHKIIAINTGSGAMTPVGDAPAGSGDMGFDEQQSTLFLADATGMLTSFHRDGTGHYASAQQLKTQPGARTMIVNQEEGKVYLVTSKFGQNTGNVSEELQYRPTPVPGTFSILVVGRRP, via the coding sequence ATGCCCACGATGATGAAACTTGCTTCGCTCTCTCTTCTTCTCAGCAGCACGATCGCATCCAACGCACACACGCCCAAGCCCGTTCCGTCCGTCCCCTTCCATGTGGAAGCGGAGTGGAACGTTGGCGGCGCAGGCGGTTGGGGCTTCCTGTCGCTGGACCCTGCAAACCATCAGCTTTATATCCCGCGCACCAATCGCGTGATGGTCGTCGACACCCAGACCGGCAAGCAGACCGGCGAGATCGCAGGCATGAAGAACGTGCGCGGAATCGCGATCGACGATACCGGACGCTATGGCTACATCAGCGATCCAACCGACGGCACCGCAGGCTTTCTGCGCGTCTTCGACCGCAAAGACCTCAAGCTCATCGCTTCTGTTTCAACCGGCCTGGTTCCGGATACCGTCGTCTTTGAGCCTGCGACCAAACTCGTCTTCGTCTTCAACTCACGCGGCCACAGCGCCACCATCGTGGACAGCAAAACTAATGAGATCGTTGCGACGCTCCCGCTCGCCGGACGCCCCAGCACAGCCGTCGGCGATGGCGCAGGAAACATCTTCGTCACACTACCTGCAATGGGTGAAGTCGTTCGCATCGGCGCAGCGTCCAGAGAGGTCACCGCGTCCTGGCAGCTCGCTCCATGCACCGGTCCCAATACCCTCGCAGTCGACCCCAAGGGTCACCGCCTCTTCACCACCTGTGAGAGCCATAAGATCATCGCCATCAACACAGGTTCAGGAGCAATGACGCCTGTAGGAGACGCACCGGCAGGTTCAGGGGACATGGGCTTCGACGAGCAGCAGAGCACGCTCTTCCTTGCCGACGCAACCGGCATGCTGACCTCCTTTCATCGCGACGGAACTGGCCATTACGCCTCCGCACAGCAGTTAAAGACACAGCCTGGAGCACGCACCATGATCGTCAACCAGGAAGAGGGCAAGGTCTACCTCGTCACCTCAAAGTTCGGGCAGAACACCGGGAACGTCTCAGAGGAGCTACAGTATCGTCCCACGCCGGTACCCGGCACCTTCTCAATCCTGGTCGTAGGAAGACGCCCCTGA
- a CDS encoding outer membrane beta-barrel protein yields the protein MRLITTALLFASASIACAQTSTPPNPCAANVSSSLPESSGCMPLTYKPADGGPERTIMVPVEYIYPQGHSVPVPPTASRLLEFQAGVFGAYNTADYGTTGNIDAGVYASLMARHFGIQVDAADTVDSRAGVREAYVVAGPRFQMRYKPLTIYAKAQAGVARFSATPAPRLNNKDTSAVEQFGGGVEINATRNLRIRVVDYSYQIWPEFNPRNLSPQIVSAGVAFHF from the coding sequence ATGCGTCTCATAACCACCGCACTTCTCTTTGCTTCAGCTTCCATCGCTTGTGCCCAAACCAGCACCCCACCCAACCCATGCGCTGCGAACGTTTCGTCCAGCCTGCCTGAGTCGTCCGGTTGCATGCCTCTCACCTACAAGCCCGCCGATGGTGGACCGGAGCGCACCATCATGGTTCCCGTCGAGTACATCTACCCCCAGGGACACTCGGTTCCCGTTCCACCCACAGCCAGCCGTTTGCTTGAGTTTCAGGCTGGAGTCTTCGGCGCTTATAACACTGCGGACTACGGGACGACAGGCAACATCGACGCCGGTGTCTATGCATCGCTGATGGCCCGGCACTTCGGCATCCAGGTCGATGCAGCCGATACCGTCGACAGCCGCGCCGGAGTACGGGAAGCTTATGTCGTGGCCGGACCCCGCTTCCAGATGCGGTATAAGCCCCTTACGATCTACGCAAAGGCTCAGGCCGGTGTCGCCCGCTTCAGCGCCACACCCGCGCCTCGCCTGAACAACAAGGATACGAGTGCAGTCGAGCAGTTCGGCGGCGGTGTTGAAATCAACGCGACTCGTAACCTGCGGATCAGAGTGGTCGATTACAGCTACCAGATCTGGCCGGAGTTCAACCCCCGCAACCTGTCGCCCCAGATCGTCAGCGCCGGCGTAGCCTTCCACTTCTAA
- a CDS encoding MFS transporter, translating to MTNVPNSNLEASGAKTRAPLPFLGLACAVGVSSIYYNQPLLLEMARTFNTTPAHIGLVAMATQIGYAVGLLFFVPLGDVVERRALMMRMYAGVAIALVLVALAPTLPLLVVASALTGIMASVTHIVLPLAPDLVSDAERGKAIGIVMTGLLLGILLARTFSGWVSKIHGWQLVFLVAAAINLMFVPLLWKKMPKLPPKQSLKYSEAMLSLWNLFKTQPLLRESSLIGALAFASFSCFWTTLVFLLESHYKMGAGVAGTFGVVGAAGALIAPVAGRLSDKHGPRWVLTVGIITLASSYVIIGGGELAHLPLWVHLAILVVGVVVLDTGAQMTQVANQTRIFGLVPSARSRLNTVYMTVYFGGAALGSWLSSRVWDRWHWNGVCLTALGFMALAGLRHATGVKDEARHPKTADDAVLQH from the coding sequence ATGACGAACGTACCAAATTCGAACCTTGAAGCAAGCGGCGCAAAGACACGGGCTCCCCTTCCCTTCCTCGGACTGGCGTGCGCGGTAGGCGTTTCGTCGATTTATTACAACCAGCCGCTGTTGCTGGAGATGGCCAGAACCTTCAACACCACGCCGGCGCACATTGGATTAGTCGCCATGGCGACGCAGATTGGTTACGCGGTGGGGCTGCTTTTCTTCGTTCCGCTGGGTGACGTGGTCGAGCGCCGCGCGCTGATGATGCGGATGTACGCCGGGGTAGCGATCGCGCTGGTGCTGGTGGCGCTTGCCCCCACGCTTCCGCTGCTGGTGGTGGCGAGCGCTCTGACCGGCATCATGGCCTCCGTGACCCATATCGTGCTGCCGCTGGCGCCGGACCTGGTCTCCGATGCAGAGCGTGGTAAGGCCATTGGCATCGTCATGACGGGGCTGCTGCTGGGGATTCTGCTGGCGCGCACGTTCTCCGGCTGGGTCAGCAAGATTCATGGCTGGCAACTTGTCTTCCTGGTGGCGGCCGCGATCAACCTGATGTTCGTGCCGCTGCTCTGGAAGAAGATGCCGAAGCTGCCGCCCAAGCAATCGCTGAAGTACAGCGAGGCGATGCTCTCCCTGTGGAACCTGTTCAAGACGCAGCCTCTGTTGCGGGAGAGCAGCCTCATCGGCGCACTGGCGTTTGCATCGTTCAGTTGCTTCTGGACGACGCTGGTCTTCCTGCTGGAGAGCCACTACAAGATGGGCGCGGGCGTCGCGGGGACCTTCGGCGTGGTGGGTGCGGCTGGCGCGCTGATCGCGCCGGTGGCGGGACGTCTGTCCGATAAGCACGGGCCACGCTGGGTGCTGACAGTCGGGATTATTACGCTGGCATCTTCCTACGTGATCATCGGCGGCGGAGAGTTGGCGCATCTGCCGCTATGGGTTCACCTGGCGATCCTGGTGGTGGGCGTGGTGGTGCTAGATACGGGCGCGCAGATGACGCAGGTGGCGAACCAGACACGGATCTTCGGGCTGGTGCCTTCAGCTCGGAGCAGGCTGAATACGGTTTATATGACGGTGTATTTTGGCGGCGCGGCGCTGGGTTCGTGGCTCTCATCCCGGGTGTGGGACCGGTGGCACTGGAACGGCGTCTGCCTGACTGCACTGGGCTTTATGGCATTGGCCGGGCTGCGCCATGCGACCGGCGTGAAAGATGAGGCACGGCATCCAAAGACAGCGGATGACGCGGTGCTACAACACTAG
- a CDS encoding DUF3592 domain-containing protein: MTETANKPVARQPVFYVALTFGLVLLGFAARGFYRDIRFVSMAATTQGTVTAVMRRDAGGHNGVSYLPRFAFTDQNGRLFTIVSKSGHNPASFSTGDKVQVLYDAQHPETAKIDSFGEIWTNDCALAFFGLVYAGLTLFALIRSRRSGLKLATG; this comes from the coding sequence ATGACTGAAACCGCGAATAAGCCCGTGGCTCGCCAGCCGGTGTTTTATGTTGCTTTGACCTTTGGGCTGGTCCTGCTCGGTTTTGCTGCAAGAGGTTTTTATCGGGATATCCGTTTTGTGTCCATGGCGGCGACTACCCAAGGCACCGTCACCGCTGTGATGAGACGCGATGCCGGGGGCCATAACGGTGTCAGCTACCTTCCCAGGTTCGCCTTTACCGACCAGAATGGCCGGCTGTTCACGATTGTTTCGAAGTCCGGCCACAACCCGGCTTCCTTTTCAACCGGCGATAAGGTGCAGGTGCTGTACGACGCGCAGCATCCCGAGACTGCAAAGATCGACTCCTTCGGTGAGATCTGGACCAATGATTGCGCTCTGGCCTTCTTCGGTCTGGTTTATGCGGGATTAACCCTCTTTGCCCTGATACGCTCGCGGCGCTCCGGTTTAAAGCTAGCAACCGGATAG